From one Rhizobium lentis genomic stretch:
- a CDS encoding monovalent cation:proton antiporter-2 (CPA2) family protein — translation MSAPNDLFSETILLLGGAVVAAPIFKKLGLGTVLGYLAAGIVIGPVFHGITDGEQILAVAELGVVFLLFIIGLELKPSRLWQMRRDIFGLGTAQVMVTGLALTALAWFSHVLDWRGSIVAGFGLALSSTAFAMQILEGDGDVNTRYGQRSFSMLLFQDLAIVPLLALITVLDGNGKGSSTPLTDFVVAVGAVAAMIVAGRYLLTPLFQIIARTGAREAMIAAALFVVMGSASLMQLAGLSMAMGAFLSGVMLAESSYRHELEADIEPFRGVLLAIFFIAVGLSLELGVLLDNALFVIVAVPIVMAVKAIIIYGLCRISGSPHNDAIRIAFLLPQGGEFGFVLFTTAGVVGLMSTSTASLLVAIVTLSMALTPIGAALSKRLLNGDEQEELDEDFEGAGADVLMVGFSRFGQIAAQILLAGGRSVTVIDFSADRIRQASSFGFRIYFGDGTRKDVLRSAGIDRAKIVLVCTQKKEITDKVVELVQADYPHTRLYVRSYDRIHSIELRNKGVDYELRETLESGLLFGRRTLEALGVSEVDAYEIGEDIRKRDEARLALQVSEGLQAGRDMLFSHPVRPEPLVKPKRAADPFEDDPLAGTADATADA, via the coding sequence ATGTCAGCGCCCAATGACCTTTTCTCCGAAACGATCCTGCTGCTTGGCGGCGCGGTGGTTGCCGCTCCGATATTCAAGAAGCTCGGGCTCGGCACGGTGCTGGGTTATCTCGCCGCCGGCATCGTCATCGGTCCGGTCTTCCATGGCATCACCGACGGCGAACAGATTCTTGCCGTCGCCGAGCTCGGCGTCGTCTTCCTGCTCTTCATCATCGGCTTGGAGCTGAAGCCGAGCCGCCTCTGGCAGATGCGGCGCGACATCTTCGGCCTCGGCACCGCGCAGGTAATGGTGACTGGGCTGGCGCTGACCGCGCTCGCCTGGTTTTCCCATGTGCTCGACTGGCGCGGCAGCATCGTCGCCGGCTTCGGCCTGGCGCTGTCTTCGACGGCCTTCGCCATGCAGATCCTCGAGGGCGACGGCGACGTCAATACGAGATACGGACAGCGTTCCTTCTCGATGCTCCTGTTCCAGGACCTGGCGATCGTGCCGCTGCTCGCGCTGATCACCGTTCTCGACGGCAACGGCAAGGGCAGCAGCACGCCGCTCACTGATTTTGTCGTGGCCGTCGGCGCAGTGGCGGCGATGATCGTCGCGGGGCGCTATCTGCTGACGCCGCTCTTCCAGATCATCGCCCGCACCGGCGCGCGCGAGGCGATGATCGCCGCCGCCCTCTTCGTCGTGATGGGATCGGCAAGCCTGATGCAGCTTGCCGGGCTTTCGATGGCGATGGGCGCCTTCCTGTCCGGCGTGATGCTCGCAGAATCCTCCTACCGGCACGAACTGGAGGCGGATATCGAGCCGTTCCGCGGCGTGCTGCTCGCCATCTTCTTCATCGCCGTCGGCCTGTCGCTGGAGCTCGGCGTTCTCCTCGACAACGCGCTCTTCGTGATCGTCGCCGTGCCGATCGTCATGGCAGTCAAGGCGATCATCATCTACGGGCTCTGCCGGATCTCAGGGTCTCCGCACAATGATGCAATCCGCATTGCTTTCCTCTTACCGCAAGGCGGCGAATTCGGCTTCGTGCTCTTTACCACGGCGGGCGTCGTCGGGTTGATGTCGACGAGCACGGCATCGCTGCTGGTGGCAATTGTCACGTTGTCCATGGCGCTGACGCCGATCGGAGCGGCGCTGTCGAAGCGGCTGCTCAACGGCGATGAGCAGGAGGAACTGGACGAGGATTTCGAAGGCGCCGGCGCCGACGTGCTGATGGTCGGCTTCTCGCGTTTCGGCCAGATTGCCGCCCAGATCCTACTGGCCGGCGGTCGCAGCGTCACCGTCATCGATTTTTCCGCCGACCGCATCCGCCAGGCCTCCTCCTTCGGCTTCCGCATCTATTTCGGCGACGGCACCCGCAAGGACGTGCTGCGCTCGGCCGGCATCGACCGGGCGAAGATCGTGCTCGTCTGCACGCAGAAAAAGGAGATCACAGACAAGGTGGTGGAGCTGGTGCAGGCGGATTATCCGCACACGCGCCTCTACGTCCGCTCCTACGACCGCATCCATTCGATCGAATTGCGCAACAAGGGCGTCGATTACGAACTGCGCGAAACGCTGGAATCCGGCCTGCTCTTCGGACGGCGGACGCTGGAGGCGCTCGGCGTTTCCGAGGTCGACGCCTATGAGATCGGCGAGGATATCCGCAAGCGCGACGAGGCGCGGCTTGCCCTGCAGGTCTCCGAAGGGCTGCAGGCCGGGCGCGACATGCTGTTTTCCCACCCTGTCCGCCCCGAGCCACTGGTCAAGCCGAAACGCGCCGCCGATCCCTTCGAGGACGATCCGCTGGCCGGAACTGCGGATGCGACGGCGGACGCCTGA
- a CDS encoding patatin-like phospholipase family protein, translating into MQQAEIISPKLPAISDLPTVAVAFGGGGARGLSHIHVIETLDELGIRPVAIAGSSIGAIMGAGMAAGMSGAEIREHALATVGNKTAVVARIWGLRPATVRDAVAKGIRIGQFNLERILKAFLPAELPARFEDLLVPMKVITTDYYGQSEVIIEEGELFPALAASSAIPAVFMPVRLRGRVMIDGGISNPVPYEPLMDLADIVVGIDVVGAPEGDGTHIPNRMESIFGSGQLMMQTAISLKLKLCQPQIFLRPTVGRTGVMDFLKAREVLAMSVGVKDELKFALDREFEARLKR; encoded by the coding sequence GTGCAGCAGGCAGAGATTATCAGCCCGAAACTGCCTGCGATCAGCGATTTGCCAACGGTCGCGGTCGCTTTCGGCGGCGGCGGCGCGCGCGGCCTTTCCCACATCCATGTCATCGAAACCCTCGACGAGCTCGGCATCCGCCCGGTGGCGATAGCGGGTTCGTCGATCGGCGCGATCATGGGGGCCGGTATGGCCGCCGGCATGTCCGGCGCCGAGATCCGAGAACATGCGCTGGCGACGGTCGGCAACAAGACGGCTGTCGTCGCCCGGATCTGGGGCCTGCGGCCGGCAACGGTGCGCGATGCGGTCGCCAAGGGCATCCGCATCGGCCAGTTCAATCTGGAGCGGATCCTCAAAGCCTTCCTGCCCGCCGAACTGCCGGCCCGCTTCGAGGATCTGCTGGTCCCGATGAAGGTGATCACGACGGATTATTACGGACAGAGCGAAGTCATCATCGAAGAGGGCGAGCTGTTTCCCGCGCTCGCGGCTTCTTCGGCTATTCCCGCCGTTTTCATGCCGGTGCGCCTGCGCGGCCGGGTGATGATCGACGGCGGCATCAGCAATCCGGTGCCCTATGAACCCCTGATGGACCTCGCCGACATCGTCGTCGGCATCGACGTCGTCGGTGCCCCTGAAGGCGATGGCACCCACATTCCGAACCGCATGGAAAGCATCTTCGGTTCCGGCCAGCTGATGATGCAGACGGCAATCTCGTTGAAACTGAAGCTTTGCCAGCCGCAGATTTTCCTGCGCCCGACAGTCGGCCGCACCGGCGTCATGGATTTTTTGAAGGCCCGTGAAGTGCTCGCCATGTCCGTCGGCGTCAAGGACGAGCTGAAATTCGCCCTCGACCGCGAGTTCGAAGCGCGACTCAAGCGCTAG
- a CDS encoding DUF2946 family protein: MLTGRAVHIEQWALRVLCAVALVFVGFAHQPAAAAADEFAPAGLVQYVLPDGTLPTLSVTAADTSGQNQHDQAHSQGCEACRIGASILLPAPTDIAGAIFFAAAVELPIRAEAFHRRLFPPNTGPRAPPPHPILI; encoded by the coding sequence ATGTTGACCGGGCGGGCGGTACATATCGAACAATGGGCACTGCGCGTCCTCTGCGCGGTCGCACTTGTTTTCGTCGGCTTTGCCCATCAGCCTGCCGCTGCAGCCGCCGACGAGTTCGCGCCGGCGGGCCTCGTCCAATATGTCCTTCCGGACGGGACCCTTCCGACGCTTTCCGTCACCGCCGCGGACACATCGGGGCAGAACCAGCACGACCAGGCGCATTCGCAAGGTTGTGAAGCCTGCCGGATCGGCGCCTCAATTCTCCTGCCGGCGCCGACGGATATCGCAGGCGCCATATTCTTTGCGGCTGCGGTCGAATTGCCGATCCGTGCCGAGGCGTTTCATCGTCGGCTTTTTCCGCCCAATACCGGCCCTCGCGCTCCCCCGCCCCATCCGATCCTCATCTGA
- the rsmD gene encoding 16S rRNA (guanine(966)-N(2))-methyltransferase RsmD, whose translation MRIVGGEFRGRPLAVPKSNDIRPTADRTRESLFNILSHAYPECVDGTRILDLFAGTGAVGLEAVSRGCRHALFVENSVEGRALLWENIDALGLHGRTRILRRDATDLGSVGNLEPFDVLFADPPYGKGLGEKAMAAAAVGGWLRPGAIAVLEERADIVVSIHPSYVFLESRIFGDTRVHFFRYQPQ comes from the coding sequence GTGCGGATCGTCGGCGGTGAATTTCGCGGACGGCCTCTCGCCGTGCCAAAATCCAACGACATCCGGCCGACTGCCGACCGGACGCGCGAGAGCCTGTTCAATATATTGAGCCATGCCTATCCGGAATGCGTCGACGGCACCCGCATCCTCGATCTTTTTGCCGGAACCGGCGCCGTCGGCCTCGAAGCCGTCTCGCGCGGCTGTCGTCATGCGCTCTTCGTCGAGAACAGCGTCGAGGGCAGGGCGCTGCTCTGGGAGAATATCGACGCGCTCGGCCTGCATGGCCGCACGCGCATCCTGCGCCGCGACGCGACCGATCTCGGCAGCGTCGGCAATCTCGAGCCTTTCGACGTGCTCTTTGCCGACCCGCCTTATGGCAAGGGCCTCGGCGAGAAGGCGATGGCTGCGGCCGCCGTTGGCGGCTGGCTCAGGCCAGGCGCGATCGCGGTGCTTGAGGAACGCGCCGACATTGTCGTTTCCATCCATCCTTCTTATGTTTTCCTCGAAAGCCGCATCTTTGGCGATACGAGGGTGCATTTCTTCCGGTATCAACCGCAGTAA
- the ileS gene encoding isoleucine--tRNA ligase: protein MTDTAEKIDYSKTLYLPETDFPMRAGLPQKEPELVARWQQMDLYKKLRASAAGRDKFVLHDGPPYANGNIHIGHALNKILKDVINRSFQMRGYDANYVPGWDCHGLPIEWKIEEENYRAKGKAKPDLTEPAAMIEFRRECRAYAEKWIKVQGEEFQRLGIVGDFENPYLTMNFHAESRIAGELLKIAASGQLYRGSKPIMWSVVERTALAEAEVEYQDYESDTIWVKFPVEKGSDSVKDAFVVIWTTTPWTIPGNRAIAYSSRVAYGLYEVTAAENDFGPRPGEKLIFADKLAEEAFAKAKLQYRRLADVTADDLAGITCAHPLKGLGGGYQFAVPLLEGDHVTDDAGTGFVHTAPSHGREDFDVWTAHAREIEARGIETKIPFPVDDGGFYTADAPGLEGARVIDDNGKKGDANDRVIKALIECHALFARGRLKHQYPHSWRSKKPVIFRNTPQWFVYMDKTLADGTTLRTRALSAIDDTRFVPAAGQNRLRAMIEQRPDWVLSRQRAWGVPICVFVDEQGEVLKDEAVNQRILNAFDVEGADAWFAEGAKERFLGNEHDPAKWTQVMDILDVWFDSGSTHTFTLEDRPDLKWPADLYLEGSDQHRGWFHSSLLESAATRGRAPYDAVLTHGFTMDEKGEKMSKSKGNVTSPQEVMKDAGADILRLWVMTSDYADDLRVGKTIIQTNVDAYRKLRNTIRWMLGTLAHDKGEVIALADLPELEQLMLHRLSELDRLVRENYDAFDFKKIARALIDFANVELSAFYFDVRKDALYCDAPSSLRRRSALYVIRMIFDCVVTWLAPMLPFTTEEAWLSRNPSAVSVHLEQFAPVAKEWRNDALAEKWKKIRAIRSVVTGALEIERKDKRIGSSLEAAPVVHVADAELRKALEGQDFSEVCITSDITIKADAGPAEAFRLADVPDVAVVPKLAEGVKCARSWRITTDVGSDPDYPDVSARDAAALRELGIRA, encoded by the coding sequence ATGACCGACACAGCCGAAAAGATCGATTACTCGAAGACCCTTTATCTGCCCGAAACCGATTTCCCGATGCGCGCTGGCCTGCCGCAAAAGGAGCCGGAACTCGTTGCCCGCTGGCAGCAGATGGACCTCTACAAGAAGCTTCGCGCTTCCGCCGCTGGCCGCGACAAGTTCGTCCTGCACGACGGCCCGCCCTATGCCAACGGCAACATCCATATTGGCCATGCGCTGAACAAGATCCTCAAGGACGTCATCAACCGTTCGTTCCAGATGCGCGGTTATGACGCCAACTACGTGCCCGGCTGGGATTGCCACGGCCTGCCGATCGAATGGAAGATCGAGGAGGAAAACTATCGCGCCAAGGGCAAGGCCAAGCCCGACCTGACCGAGCCGGCGGCGATGATCGAATTCCGCCGCGAGTGCCGCGCCTATGCGGAAAAGTGGATCAAGGTCCAAGGTGAGGAGTTCCAGCGCCTCGGCATCGTCGGCGATTTCGAGAACCCGTATCTGACGATGAACTTCCACGCGGAAAGCCGCATCGCCGGCGAGCTCTTGAAGATCGCCGCAAGCGGCCAGCTCTATCGCGGCTCCAAGCCGATCATGTGGTCGGTGGTCGAACGCACTGCGCTTGCCGAAGCCGAAGTCGAATATCAGGACTACGAGAGCGACACGATCTGGGTGAAGTTCCCGGTCGAAAAAGGCTCCGACAGCGTCAAGGATGCCTTCGTCGTCATCTGGACGACGACGCCCTGGACGATCCCCGGCAACCGGGCGATCGCCTATTCCTCGCGTGTTGCCTACGGCCTTTACGAGGTGACCGCCGCCGAGAACGATTTCGGCCCGCGCCCGGGCGAAAAGCTGATCTTTGCCGACAAGCTGGCCGAAGAAGCCTTCGCGAAGGCCAAGCTGCAATACCGGCGTCTTGCAGATGTTACGGCTGACGATCTCGCCGGCATCACCTGCGCCCATCCGCTCAAAGGTCTGGGAGGCGGCTACCAATTTGCCGTGCCGCTGCTCGAGGGCGACCACGTCACCGACGATGCCGGTACCGGCTTCGTGCACACCGCGCCGAGCCACGGCCGCGAAGACTTCGACGTCTGGACGGCGCATGCCCGCGAGATCGAGGCGCGCGGTATCGAGACCAAGATCCCGTTCCCGGTGGACGACGGCGGCTTCTACACCGCTGACGCCCCCGGCCTGGAAGGCGCACGTGTCATCGACGACAACGGCAAGAAGGGCGATGCCAACGACCGCGTCATCAAGGCGCTGATCGAGTGCCACGCGCTCTTTGCCCGCGGCCGCCTGAAACACCAGTATCCGCATTCCTGGCGTTCCAAGAAGCCGGTCATCTTCCGCAACACGCCGCAGTGGTTCGTCTATATGGACAAGACCCTGGCCGACGGAACGACACTGCGCACCCGTGCGCTGAGCGCGATCGACGACACCCGTTTCGTGCCGGCCGCCGGCCAGAACCGTCTGCGCGCCATGATCGAGCAGCGCCCGGACTGGGTGCTTTCGCGTCAAAGAGCATGGGGCGTGCCGATCTGCGTCTTCGTCGACGAGCAGGGCGAAGTCCTGAAGGATGAGGCCGTCAACCAGCGCATCCTGAACGCTTTCGACGTCGAGGGCGCCGACGCCTGGTTTGCCGAAGGCGCCAAGGAACGTTTTCTCGGCAACGAGCATGACCCGGCCAAATGGACGCAGGTCATGGATATCCTTGACGTTTGGTTCGACTCGGGCTCGACGCACACCTTCACGCTGGAAGATCGCCCCGACCTGAAATGGCCGGCCGACCTCTATCTCGAAGGCTCCGACCAGCATCGCGGCTGGTTCCATTCCTCGCTGCTGGAATCGGCGGCGACCCGCGGCCGCGCGCCCTACGACGCCGTCCTCACCCATGGCTTCACCATGGATGAGAAGGGCGAAAAGATGTCGAAGTCGAAGGGCAATGTCACCTCGCCGCAGGAGGTGATGAAGGATGCCGGCGCCGATATCCTGCGCCTCTGGGTGATGACCTCGGATTATGCCGACGACCTGCGCGTCGGCAAGACGATCATCCAGACCAATGTCGACGCCTATCGCAAGCTGCGCAATACCATCCGCTGGATGCTCGGCACGCTCGCCCACGACAAGGGCGAGGTCATCGCGCTTGCCGACCTGCCGGAGCTGGAGCAGCTGATGCTGCACCGCCTCTCCGAGCTCGATCGGCTCGTGCGCGAAAACTACGATGCCTTCGACTTCAAGAAGATCGCCCGCGCTTTGATCGACTTTGCCAATGTCGAGCTCTCGGCCTTCTATTTCGACGTCCGTAAGGATGCGCTCTATTGCGATGCGCCCTCCAGCCTTCGCCGCCGTTCGGCGCTCTATGTCATCCGCATGATCTTCGATTGCGTCGTGACCTGGCTCGCGCCGATGCTGCCGTTTACGACGGAGGAGGCATGGCTCTCGCGCAATCCCTCTGCCGTCTCGGTGCATCTGGAGCAGTTTGCTCCGGTCGCAAAGGAATGGCGCAACGATGCGCTCGCCGAAAAGTGGAAGAAGATCCGCGCGATCCGCAGCGTCGTGACCGGCGCGCTCGAAATCGAGCGCAAGGACAAGCGCATCGGTTCCTCGCTCGAGGCGGCCCCCGTCGTTCATGTCGCCGATGCGGAGCTGCGCAAGGCGCTCGAGGGTCAGGACTTCAGCGAAGTCTGTATCACCTCTGATATCACGATCAAGGCGGATGCCGGCCCGGCCGAAGCCTTCCGTCTCGCCGACGTGCCTGACGTCGCCGTCGTGCCGAAACTTGCCGAAGGTGTGAAATGCGCCCGTTCCTGGCGCATCACCACCGATGTCGGTTCCGATCCGGATTATCCCGACGTCTCGGCGCGTGATGCTGCCGCGTTGCGCGAACTCGGCATCCGCGCCTGA
- a CDS encoding nucleoside deaminase: protein MEMALEEARAAGERGEVPIGAVVVVDDIAVSRSGNRTRELNDVTAHAEIAAIRLACEALGQERLTGADLYVTLEPCTMCAAAISFARIRRLYYGAEDPKGGAVDNGVRFYAQPTCHHVPEVYSGFNEVQSADMLRKFFSQRRDAQ, encoded by the coding sequence ATGGAGATGGCGCTGGAAGAAGCGCGCGCCGCCGGCGAACGCGGCGAAGTGCCAATCGGCGCCGTCGTTGTTGTCGACGATATAGCCGTTTCACGCTCGGGAAACCGGACGCGTGAGCTCAATGACGTGACCGCGCATGCCGAAATTGCCGCAATCCGGCTTGCCTGCGAAGCGCTCGGGCAGGAGCGCCTTACCGGCGCCGATCTCTATGTGACGCTCGAGCCTTGCACCATGTGCGCGGCAGCCATCTCGTTTGCGCGTATCCGCAGGCTCTATTACGGCGCCGAGGACCCGAAGGGCGGCGCCGTCGACAATGGCGTGCGATTCTATGCGCAGCCGACCTGTCACCACGTCCCTGAGGTCTATTCGGGTTTCAACGAGGTGCAGTCGGCGGACATGTTGCGAAAGTTCTTTTCGCAGCGGAGAGATGCGCAGTAA
- a CDS encoding pseudouridine synthase → MTPKDKPKRPGTKPFSRDTGPKAGPIAGGAKPAKAAAARPAAAETDSEAKAERISKVMARAGVASRRDIERMIMEGRVTLNGRALDTPVVNVTLADRIEVDGVPIRGIERTRLWLYHKPAGLVTTNADPEGRPTVFDNLPEELPRVMSIGRLDINTEGLLLLTNDGGLARALELPATGWLRRYRVRAHGEIDQEELDKLKEGIAVDGVLYGSIEATLDRTQGSNVWITMGLREGKNREIKNVLGALGLDVNRLIRISYGPFQLGDLPEGHVIEVRGRTLREQLGPRLIEEAKANFDAPIYNAPAVAAEEEAEAATPDKRERPRRPEDKRERALSRLDTKRDDRGGGRRDDDRRDGGRRDDDKPKRSQPLGQRRSANVWMAPGARPLGEKAAAKAAKNAQTARRRGEQAPAKNAAFDRIEDRPRTLINRVREEDGEWIRSSEPPRRKDEGEGFGRKRSFGDRPARDDRGFGDRPSRGDRPFGDKPRGDRKPRAEGDGRPRAARASTGEGRSERPRNDRPFGGKPRGDRRPREEGDERPRAARSFAGEGRSERPRGERTFGDKAPGGKSSGEKPRGKGFGAKPGGPKNFSGKPKGAKPGGAKSGGDRPGGDRPAGGPSRGGARAKGMTRGADRRR, encoded by the coding sequence ATGACACCCAAAGACAAGCCAAAACGCCCGGGCACGAAGCCCTTTTCACGGGACACCGGGCCGAAGGCCGGCCCGATAGCGGGCGGCGCGAAGCCGGCGAAGGCTGCAGCCGCGCGTCCGGCCGCGGCTGAAACCGACAGCGAGGCCAAGGCCGAACGCATTTCCAAGGTGATGGCGCGCGCCGGCGTCGCCTCCCGCCGCGACATCGAACGCATGATCATGGAAGGGCGGGTGACGCTGAACGGCAGGGCGCTCGACACCCCGGTCGTCAACGTCACGCTCGCCGATCGGATCGAGGTCGACGGCGTGCCGATCCGCGGCATCGAGCGCACCAGGCTCTGGCTCTATCACAAGCCGGCCGGCCTGGTGACCACCAATGCCGATCCGGAAGGCCGGCCGACCGTCTTCGACAACCTGCCGGAAGAATTGCCGCGCGTCATGTCTATCGGCCGCCTCGACATCAACACCGAGGGCCTGCTGCTGCTCACCAATGACGGCGGCCTCGCCCGTGCGCTGGAACTGCCGGCGACCGGCTGGCTGAGGCGCTACCGCGTCCGTGCTCATGGCGAGATCGATCAGGAGGAGCTCGACAAATTGAAGGAGGGCATCGCCGTCGACGGCGTGCTCTATGGCTCGATCGAGGCGACGCTCGACCGGACCCAAGGCTCGAACGTCTGGATCACCATGGGCCTTCGCGAAGGCAAGAATCGCGAAATTAAGAACGTGCTCGGCGCGCTCGGCCTCGACGTCAACCGGCTGATCCGTATTTCCTATGGCCCGTTCCAGCTCGGTGATTTGCCGGAAGGCCATGTCATCGAAGTGCGCGGCCGCACATTGCGCGAGCAGCTCGGCCCGCGCCTCATCGAGGAAGCCAAGGCCAATTTCGACGCGCCGATCTACAACGCGCCGGCGGTCGCCGCCGAGGAAGAGGCCGAGGCCGCGACACCCGACAAGCGCGAGCGGCCGCGTCGCCCGGAGGACAAGCGCGAACGGGCGCTGAGCCGCCTCGACACCAAACGCGATGATCGCGGTGGCGGTCGCAGAGATGACGATCGCCGCGACGGCGGCCGCAGGGATGACGACAAGCCGAAGCGCTCTCAGCCGCTCGGCCAGCGCCGCAGCGCCAATGTCTGGATGGCGCCGGGCGCCCGGCCGCTCGGCGAAAAGGCGGCGGCGAAAGCCGCCAAGAATGCGCAGACCGCGCGCCGGCGCGGCGAGCAGGCACCGGCAAAGAATGCTGCTTTCGATCGCATCGAGGATCGTCCGCGCACGCTGATCAACCGCGTGCGCGAAGAGGATGGCGAATGGATCCGCTCGAGCGAGCCGCCCCGCCGCAAGGACGAGGGCGAGGGCTTCGGCCGCAAACGCTCTTTCGGTGATCGTCCTGCGCGCGACGACCGCGGTTTCGGCGATCGGCCTTCGCGTGGCGACCGGCCCTTCGGCGACAAACCGCGCGGCGATCGCAAGCCGCGTGCGGAGGGTGACGGGCGTCCACGCGCCGCCAGAGCCTCCACCGGCGAGGGCCGTTCTGAGCGACCGCGCAACGACCGCCCGTTCGGCGGCAAGCCGCGCGGCGACCGCAGGCCGCGCGAGGAGGGGGATGAGCGCCCCCGGGCAGCCAGAAGCTTTGCCGGCGAGGGGCGCTCCGAACGTCCGCGCGGCGAGCGGACCTTCGGCGACAAGGCTCCGGGTGGCAAGTCCTCGGGCGAGAAGCCGCGTGGCAAGGGCTTTGGCGCCAAGCCCGGCGGACCCAAGAATTTTTCCGGCAAGCCGAAGGGCGCCAAGCCGGGTGGGGCCAAGTCGGGCGGTGATCGGCCGGGCGGCGACAGGCCCGCAGGCGGCCCGTCCAGAGGTGGAGCTAGAGCAAAGGGAATGACGCGCGGTGCGGATCGTCGGCGGTGA
- a CDS encoding TldD/PmbA family protein, which yields MSSEIDSSTLLSRASQLIDLARKAGADAADAVVVRSRSQSVSVRLGKVEGTESSESDDFSLRVFIGKRVASVSANPGFDLQALAERAVAMAKVSPEDPFACLADEASLAKSYPDLQLLDTTEVSSDMLREAALAAEAAALAVEGVTNSSGAGASAGMGGLVLATSHGFEGSYMASRFGHSVSVISGEGTGMERDYDFDSRLYYAELDNPSEIGRRAGERVIKRVNPRQVPTGKNVTVVFDPRVARGFVGHIAGAINGAAVARKTSFLRDRMGQQVLKSGLSITDDPLIVRGPSSRPFDGEGVSGERLVMIEDGVLKHWFLSTSTGRELGLETNGRGVRGGSTVTPSSTNLALEPGDVSPEELIRSVGNGFYVTELIGHGVNMITGEYSRGATGFWIENGELTFPVSEVTIASNLKDMFMRLTPANDIDRKFGVAAPTFAIEGMTLAGQ from the coding sequence ATGTCCTCAGAAATCGATTCCTCGACACTTCTTTCCCGCGCAAGTCAATTGATCGATCTGGCAAGGAAGGCAGGGGCCGACGCCGCCGACGCCGTCGTCGTCCGCTCCCGCTCGCAATCGGTCAGCGTCCGTCTCGGCAAGGTCGAGGGAACGGAATCGTCGGAAAGCGACGATTTTTCGCTGCGTGTCTTCATCGGCAAGCGGGTCGCCAGCGTTTCGGCCAATCCGGGCTTCGATCTTCAGGCGCTGGCCGAACGCGCCGTCGCCATGGCCAAGGTTTCTCCGGAAGACCCCTTCGCCTGCCTCGCCGATGAGGCGAGCCTTGCAAAATCCTACCCCGACCTACAACTGCTCGACACCACCGAGGTTTCCTCGGACATGCTGCGCGAGGCGGCTCTTGCCGCCGAAGCGGCCGCACTGGCGGTCGAGGGCGTCACCAATTCCTCCGGCGCCGGCGCGTCGGCCGGCATGGGCGGCCTCGTTCTCGCGACGTCACACGGTTTCGAAGGCAGCTACATGGCCTCCCGTTTCGGCCATTCCGTCAGCGTCATATCGGGCGAAGGCACCGGCATGGAACGCGACTATGACTTCGACAGCCGCCTCTATTACGCCGAACTCGACAATCCCTCCGAAATCGGTCGCCGTGCCGGCGAACGAGTGATCAAGCGCGTCAATCCGCGCCAGGTGCCGACCGGCAAGAACGTCACCGTCGTCTTCGATCCGCGCGTCGCCCGCGGCTTTGTCGGCCATATCGCCGGTGCGATCAACGGCGCCGCCGTCGCCCGCAAGACCAGCTTCCTGCGTGACCGGATGGGTCAGCAGGTGCTGAAGTCGGGCCTGTCGATCACCGACGACCCGCTGATCGTGCGCGGGCCTTCGTCGCGCCCCTTCGACGGTGAGGGCGTCTCCGGCGAGCGGTTGGTCATGATCGAAGACGGTGTTCTGAAGCATTGGTTCCTTTCGACCTCGACCGGTCGTGAGCTCGGCCTCGAAACCAACGGCCGCGGCGTGCGCGGCGGCAGCACCGTCACGCCGTCGTCCACCAATCTTGCCCTGGAACCCGGCGACGTCTCGCCGGAGGAGCTGATCCGCAGCGTCGGCAACGGCTTTTACGTCACCGAACTGATCGGCCACGGCGTCAACATGATCACCGGCGAATACAGCCGCGGCGCCACCGGCTTCTGGATCGAGAACGGCGAACTCACTTTTCCGGTGTCCGAGGTGACGATCGCCTCGAACCTCAAGGACATGTTCATGCGCCTGACACCGGCAAACGATATCGACCGCAAGTTCGGCGTCGCGGCGCCGACCTTCGCAATCGAAGGCATGACGCTCGCAGGACAGTGA